The Methylobacterium sp. PvR107 genome contains a region encoding:
- a CDS encoding DUF6894 family protein produces IGSLRGLMLKRFFFDVDNGETTIRDDEGVEAESLEQALADARSVINEIADELDATDIDNPWTLVVRDETGLAVAHVPIGVFSSSHVPPRQD; encoded by the coding sequence GATTGGCAGTCTAAGGGGATTAATGCTTAAGCGGTTCTTTTTCGACGTCGATAACGGAGAGACGACGATCCGGGACGACGAAGGCGTCGAGGCCGAGAGCCTGGAACAAGCACTCGCTGATGCCCGAAGCGTCATCAACGAGATTGCGGATGAGCTAGATGCCACCGACATCGACAATCCCTGGACGCTGGTGGTGCGGGATGAGACTGGATTGGCAGTCGCGCACGTGCCAATCGGCGTGTTCTCCAGCTCGCACGTGCCGCCGCGCCAAGACTGA